In a single window of the Xylanimonas protaetiae genome:
- a CDS encoding AraC family transcriptional regulator: protein MTPRHAHTTAPTSRVPARGQARSRTARFGELTVTYLEHGAVRLDTPEVAWGSDPETLRLMVVVEGEVGLRHSEAAATLTARDSALILGTSPVSYTSEAPARVVICDMPADHAGLAALPRSAPFVVGRADAAVPCALGAFLLDLLRQDADRLAPLARAQVGDVLRTLATSTIMALAVAGCSGWELRRQRLAALRHIAARYTDPELSSASVAEHLGLSRRSLQRLFEGEERTVAQRIQEVRTQHAITRLRDSRLAAASLAEIATLSGFGSTVAMRRAVQDATGVTPSELRREAAVATTEGADEPADDHTGESLHVTAVDG, encoded by the coding sequence GTGACCCCCCGTCACGCTCACACGACGGCCCCGACCTCGCGCGTCCCCGCACGCGGCCAGGCACGGTCGCGCACCGCCCGCTTCGGCGAGCTCACCGTCACGTACCTCGAGCACGGCGCCGTGCGCCTGGACACCCCCGAGGTCGCCTGGGGGTCCGACCCCGAGACGCTGCGCCTCATGGTCGTCGTCGAGGGCGAGGTCGGGCTGCGCCACAGCGAGGCCGCCGCGACGCTCACCGCGCGCGACTCGGCGCTGATCCTCGGCACCAGCCCGGTCTCTTACACCTCCGAGGCGCCCGCGCGCGTCGTCATCTGCGACATGCCGGCCGACCACGCGGGCCTCGCCGCCCTGCCCCGCTCGGCCCCGTTCGTCGTCGGGCGTGCCGACGCCGCGGTGCCCTGCGCGCTCGGCGCGTTCCTGCTGGACCTCCTGCGGCAGGACGCCGACCGGCTCGCGCCGCTGGCCCGCGCCCAGGTCGGCGACGTGCTCCGCACGCTCGCGACCAGCACGATCATGGCCCTCGCCGTGGCCGGCTGCTCCGGCTGGGAGCTGCGCCGCCAGCGCCTGGCCGCGCTGCGCCACATCGCCGCCCGGTACACCGACCCCGAGCTGTCGTCGGCGTCTGTGGCCGAGCACCTGGGCCTCTCGCGCCGCTCGCTCCAGCGCCTGTTCGAGGGCGAGGAGCGCACGGTGGCGCAGCGGATCCAGGAAGTCCGCACGCAGCACGCCATCACGCGCCTGCGCGACTCGCGCCTGGCCGCGGCGTCGCTCGCCGAGATCGCGACCCTCTCGGGCTTCGGCTCGACGGTGGCCATGCGCCGCGCCGTCCAGGACGCGACCGGCGTGACGCCGTCGGAGCTGCGCCGCGAGGCGGCCGTGGCGACGACGGAGGGCGCCGACGAGCCGGCCGACGACCACACCGGCGAGAGCCTGCACGTCACCGCCGTCGACGGCTGA
- a CDS encoding MFS transporter, with amino-acid sequence MPRSRLAPWFVWAAGMAVYVLAVAHRSSFGVAGLDAAARFDVPATVLSLFAVLQLGTYALMQLPMGMALDAWGPRRLLTSGAVLMAAGQVGMAFAPNVGVAIAVRVLLGTGDAAVFISVLRLVWSWFEPRRVPLLTQLTGLVGQLGQVVSAVPFALALHRFGWAPAFTAMALVGGLTAVAAAVGVRPGPQDEPPLRRGLEGLGAALTSPGTWLGFFAHLLGGVSINTFLLMWGVPFLVEGQGLSTGQAGALLSLSTGVAIVAGPVVGEFTARHPLHRTWGTLSVTALTCAAWALVLLPTTPRPFGVLVLFTVLVSVGGPSALIGMDLAASFNPPERRGTAQGVANMGGFLSAVLVMLAVGVVLDHRSPGGTPSLADYRAALSVVLAPIAVGVVGVLVTRRRVRAAAGIVVPTMAELWERRRS; translated from the coding sequence GTGCCCCGCTCTCGACTCGCCCCGTGGTTCGTCTGGGCGGCCGGGATGGCCGTCTACGTCCTGGCGGTCGCGCACCGCTCGTCGTTCGGCGTCGCCGGTCTCGACGCCGCCGCGCGGTTCGACGTCCCGGCGACCGTCCTGTCCCTCTTCGCGGTGCTCCAGCTGGGCACGTACGCGCTCATGCAGCTCCCCATGGGCATGGCGCTGGACGCGTGGGGCCCGCGCCGGCTGCTGACGTCCGGCGCGGTGCTCATGGCCGCGGGGCAGGTCGGGATGGCGTTCGCCCCGAACGTCGGCGTGGCGATCGCCGTGCGCGTGCTGCTCGGGACCGGCGACGCCGCGGTGTTCATCTCGGTGCTGCGGCTCGTGTGGTCGTGGTTCGAGCCGCGGCGCGTGCCGCTGCTGACACAGCTCACGGGGCTCGTCGGACAGCTCGGGCAGGTCGTGTCGGCCGTCCCGTTCGCCCTCGCGCTGCACCGGTTCGGCTGGGCGCCCGCGTTCACCGCGATGGCCCTCGTGGGCGGGCTCACCGCGGTCGCCGCGGCCGTCGGCGTCCGGCCCGGTCCGCAGGACGAGCCGCCGCTGCGCCGCGGCCTGGAGGGGCTGGGCGCGGCCCTGACCAGCCCAGGCACCTGGCTCGGGTTCTTCGCGCACCTGCTCGGCGGCGTCAGCATCAACACGTTCCTGCTCATGTGGGGCGTCCCGTTCCTCGTCGAGGGGCAGGGCCTGAGCACCGGCCAGGCGGGCGCGCTGCTGTCGCTCAGCACGGGCGTCGCGATCGTCGCCGGCCCGGTCGTGGGCGAGTTCACCGCCCGCCACCCGCTGCACCGCACCTGGGGCACGCTGTCCGTCACGGCGCTCACGTGCGCCGCCTGGGCGCTCGTCCTCCTCCCGACGACGCCGCGGCCGTTCGGGGTGCTCGTCCTGTTCACGGTGCTCGTCTCGGTGGGCGGCCCCTCCGCGCTCATCGGCATGGACCTGGCTGCCTCGTTCAACCCGCCCGAGCGCCGCGGCACCGCCCAGGGCGTGGCGAACATGGGCGGGTTCCTCTCGGCCGTGCTCGTCATGCTCGCCGTCGGCGTCGTGCTCGACCACCGCTCCCCCGGCGGCACGCCCTCGCTCGCCGACTACCGCGCGGCCCTGTCCGTGGTGCTCGCGCCGATCGCTGTCGGTGTCGTCGGCGTGCTCGTCACGCGGCGCCGTGTCCGCGCGGCGGCGGGCATCGTGGTGCCGACCATGGCCGAGCTGTGGGAGCGCCGGCGGAGCTGA